TATCCTGAGGGAGGGTACCGGAGATTTTTATGATATTCGATGGATGGGTTGTATCAAAAACAGTCTGATCCCGGGGAAAGAGGTTTTCCAGGAGAGTTCTAATTTCCAGCAGGCGTTCCTTCGCACCGGGAGGAGTGAATTCGCCCTTTTTAACCATGTTTTCCAGCTCCGTACCGTAGAAGATCACCAGGTTCATCGTTATTATCGTGTTCGTCTTGAAGCAGTTTATCATTTCGGCGGTGGACAATGCGTTTTTTACGGACTCTTCTTCCCCCGCTATGCCATACATAATCACGGTATTAAAGGGTAACCTGGCTTCGTTGAGTTTTTGGGCCTGCTCTACGGCTTCTTCTACGGAGTGACCCTTTTTCATCAACCTGAGCACATCGTCCCTGCCCGATTCGAAACCTATGTAGAGCAGCCTGAGACCAGCGTCGTGGAGAAAGGAAAGTTCCTCCAGGGAATACCTGGAGAGATTTTTGATGGAGGCGTAGGATGCCACCCTGGCACAGTAGGGGAGATAATGGCCTATGGCGTCGAGGAGCTGCTTCATTTTCTTGAAACCTATCGACAGGGGATCCGCTCCCGTTAGGAAGACCTTCTCGGTGTAGGTATATCCGCTTTTCAGTTCAGCCTCGATGGCTGGAAAGGGAACCTCGGCGTACTTTGTGTCTTTGTACATGGAGCAGAAGGCACACCGGTTGTAAGAGCATCCAGTCGTGACGGGCAAAAGGACGGTGTTCATCTCGTCCTGTGGATAATAGACGGTATCGTCTTTATA
This genomic stretch from Thermovirga sp. harbors:
- a CDS encoding radical SAM protein, with the protein product MYYKDDTVYYPQDEMNTVLLPVTTGCSYNRCAFCSMYKDTKYAEVPFPAIEAELKSGYTYTEKVFLTGADPLSIGFKKMKQLLDAIGHYLPYCARVASYASIKNLSRYSLEELSFLHDAGLRLLYIGFESGRDDVLRLMKKGHSVEEAVEQAQKLNEARLPFNTVIMYGIAGEEESVKNALSTAEMINCFKTNTIITMNLVIFYGTELENMVKKGEFTPPGAKERLLEIRTLLENLFPRDQTVFDTTHPSNIIKISGTLPQDRQRLLTEVNRHLDQA